The Streptomyces sp. V3I7 genome segment CCGCGCCTCGGGCGTGCCCGAACGAGCCCCGGGCCCCGTCCCCGAGCAGTCACCCCCGCCGGTCGAGCAGCTCCGAGATGGGCTGGTTTGGAGCTATCTCGACGCCCAGCGTCCCGAGATTGCCGTGCAGCACCGACCAGATCGAGCAGGCCAGGAAGTCGGCCAGTTCGGCGCTCCTCAATCGGGGCTGCTTGTCGGCGAGCCAGCTGTTGACCGTGGCGTCGACGAAGCCGACGAGCCCGAAGGCCGTCGGCGCCGCCAGGCTCGCGTCCTTCTCCAGGTGGGTCAGCACGGCCGCGAACAGCTTGCCCAGCTGCACGGCGATCGCCGCCTTGGTGCCCGCGACCACACCGGAGCCGTCGCCGGGGGCGCAGGCGTCCGTCCCGAGGAAGGCGTGCAGCCGGCGGTTGCGGCCGATCCAGTCGAGGTAGGCGTGGATGATGCGGCGGATCGACGTCATGACCGTGCCGTCGGGTTCCAGCGTCGGCGCGAGCTCGGCCATGAGCGAGGCGACGATGCGCTCCCGGATCAGCTCGTCGAGGTCGGCGCGGTCCTTGAAGTGCCGGTACACCACGGACCGCGGCAGCCCGATGCGCTCGGCGATCTGCTTGACGCCGACCCCGGGGCCCTCCTCCTCGATGGCGGCCACGGCGGCGTCGATCAGGTCGATCTGGCGCTTGGCCTTGTGTGCGTTCCAGCGCGTCGAACGCCCGTCGGCCTCCGCCCTCGTGTTCGTGGTATCCGCCATCTCATCAGCATAACTTCGGGCATATGCCTGCGACGCCCTGCCTCGCCTAACGTCACCTACGTCGTCGCAGACATATGCCGGTGTCCTGGCCCACCCTCCCTGGGCAGGCGCTCACACGCCCAGGAAGCGCCCGATGATCTCCTTCATGACCTGGGTCGTACCGCCGTAGATCGTCTGCACCCGGCTGTCGAGATAGGCCTGGGCGACCGGGTACTCGCTCATGAAGCCGTAACCGCCGTGCAGCTGCAGGCAGGTGTCCACGACCCGCTTCTGGAGCTCGGTCGTCCACCACTTGGCCATCGCCGCGTCCGAGACCGACAGGGCGCCCTCGTTGTGCACGGTGACGCATCGGTCCAGGAAGGTGCGGGCGATCTGGATCTCGGTGGCCATCTCGGCCAGGGCGAAACGGTTGGCCTGGAAGGAGCCGATCGGCCGGTTGAAGGCCGTGCGCTCCTTGCAGTACTCCAGCGTCGTCTCGAAGATCCGCTCGCACGCCGCCACGGCCACCACCGCGATGGACAGCCGCTCCTGGGGCAGGGCGTTCATCAGGTGGACGAACCCGGAGTTCTCCTCCCCGATCAGGTTCGCCACGGGCACGCGCACGTCGTCGAAGAACAGCTCGGCGGTGTCCTGCGCCTTCAGCCCGATCTTGTCCAGGTTGCGGCCGCGCTCGAAGCCGGGCATGCCCCGCTCGACCATCAGCAGGCTGGTGCCGTGGGCGCCCTTGTCGGGGTCGGTCTTGACCACGACGATCACCAGGTCGGCGTTGATCCCGTTGGTGATGAAGGTCTTGGAGCCGTTGACGACGTAGTGGTCGCCCTCGCGCACGGCCGTGGTGCGGATGTTCTGCAGGTCGCTGCCGGCGCCGGGCTCGGTCATCGCGATGGCCGTGATCAGCTCACCGGAGCAGAAGCCGGGCAGCCAGCGCCGCTTCTGCTCCTCGTTCGCGAGCTTGAGCAGATACGGCGCCACGATGTCGTTGTGGAGCACGAAGCCGACCCCGGAGGCGCCGGCGCGCACCAGCTCCTCGCTGATCACCGCGTTGTAGCGGAAGTCGTCGACACCGCCGCCGCCGTACTCCTCCGGCACGTCCGTGCCCAGCAGCCCCAGCTTGCCGGCCTCGGTCCACAGCTCGCGCGGGACGATGCCGTCGTCCTCCCACTGCTTGTGGAAGGGGGCGATGTGGCGTTCCACGAAGGTGCGCACGGTGTCGCGGAAGTTCTCGTGGTCGGCGGTGTACAGGGCACTTTCCATGAAGGTGCGGTTCCTGTCGTGAGAGGACGGGCGGTGGTCTGGCGGGGCGGAGCCTGGTCAGGAGCGGCGCAGGACGGTCAGGGACAGCAGTCGGCGTTCCTTGGGCGGACGCGCCGCGTCGAGCAGGGCGCTCCGGTCCGTGAGCTTGACGCGGGGGCGCTGCTGGAGCGCGCCCGCCGCGCGTTCGGCCCGGTCGATCGCCCGCCAGCCGTCGAGTCCCACGGCGTCGGCGGGCGCCGCCGTCACCGACGTACCCGCGCCGGAGCCGCCGTACGCCGGAACGGTGAGCCGACCCGCCTCGAAGTCGTCGAGGAGGGCGGTCACCGTCTCCTCGGCGCAGGACTTGTTGGTGCCGATGAACCCGGTGGGCCCGCGCTTGATCCAGCCGGCGACGTACACGCCCGGCTCGACACGGCCCCGCTCATGAGGAACCGTCGCCCTCGTCGCGTCGAAGGGGAGCCCCGGAATCGGTCGGGCGCGGTAGCCGACCGAGCGCAGGACCAGCGAGGTCTCGATGACCTCGGTGTCGGCGGTCGGTACGGCCCGTACGGTGCCGTCCTCGTCCGTACGCAGCTCGGTACGGGCCACCTCCAGCCCCGTCACGCGGTCGCCGCCGAGTACACGCGTCGGCGTGGTCAGGAAGCGCAGGACGATGCGGCGCCGGCCCGGCGTCGGGGTGCGCGCGGCGAGCAGGGCGAGCAGCTCGGTCCTGGCGGACGCGTCCGCGGCCAGCCCCTCCGGCCAGCCCTCGACGGTGACGTCCACCTCCTCCAACGCCGCAAGGGCCAGCAGCTCGGGCATCGTGAACGAGGCCTCCGCCGGGCCGCGCCGGCCGAGCACGACCACCTCACGGACCCGGCTGTCGCGCAGCGCCGCCAGCGCGCCGTCGCCGATGTCGGTGCGGGCGACGGCGGCCGGGTCGGCCGTCAGGACGCGCGCGACGTCCAGGGCGACGTTGCCGTTGCCGACGACGACGGCCCGCTCACCGGCGAGTTCGTGCGCGTACGAGGCGGTGTCGTGGTCGGGGTGGCCGTTGTACCAGGCCACGAAGTCGGTGGCGGAGACGCTGCCGGGCAGCTCCTCGCCGTCGATGCCGAGCCGCCGGTCGGTCGCGGCACCCACGGCGTAGACCACGGCGTGGTGATCGCGTATCAGGTCCTCGTGGAGCAGGTCTTTGCCTATCTCCACGTTCAGCCGGTACGAGAAGCCGGGCTGGCCCTCGATGGCCTGGAAGAGCCGGATGACCTGCTTGGTGTCCTGGTGGTCGGGCGCGACCCCCGCGCGCGCCAGACCGTACGGCGTGGGCAGCCGGTCGTACACCGTCACGTGCACGCCCGGATGCTTCAGCAGCTCGTCGGCGGTGAACAGCCCGGCCGGGCCCGCCCCGACCACGGCGACCCGCAACTCGCCCGCCGGAAGCCGTCGTTGCCTGGGAACCAGCGCGAGCGGCGTACGGACCGGGTGCGGATCGCCCTCGTAGTAGGCGGCGTTGAGGTCGAGGAACGGCTGCTCGGCCGCCGAGAGCTTGGTGTGCGGTTTGAGCGCGTCCACCGGGCAGGCCGTCGCGCAGGCGCCGCAGTCGACGCAGGCGCGCGGGTCGACGTAGAGCATCTCGGCCTCGGCGAAGCCGGGTTCCCCGGGGGCGGGGTGAATGCAGTTGACCGGGCAGGCCAGTACGCAGGATGCGTCGGCGCAGCACGACCGGGTGACGACGTAGGGCATCTCAGGCTTCTTCGCTCGGGAGGCTCAGGCGGCTCAGGCGGCTCAGGCGGCTCAGGCGGGTCCGGACGGGGCGGACGGCTAGGGCGCGGATCGGACAGCGCGGGCGGCTCGGTCAGGCGGCCAGCGAGGCGGGCTGGCTGCGGTAGCGGGACGGGCGCCCGTCGATGCGCAGCAGCTTCCACACCCGCCGGGAGGCCTTGTTCATCAGGCCGATGTCCTCGGCGAGCATGCGCACGTCCGCGAAGAGGTCGCGCAGCATCTTCTGCCCCTCGGCGGACTTCCAGAAGATGTCCTTGATCACCCAGTGGGGCACGCCCATCTTCTGCGCGGTCTTCCTGTCCGGGATGACCATGACGTCGCCCAGCACACGCATCGTCAGCGGGAACATCACCGACAGCACGCCCCGGCGCACCTTCCCGTACCCGGGAACCTTCTCGCGCAGGAACTCGTGGGCGAAGGAGATGTGCCGGGCCTCCTCGGCGACGTGGATCTGCATGATCCGCCGCAGCAGGGGGTGGCCCTCCTCGGCCGAGCGCAGGATCGCCTTCTGGATGTGGTCGATCGGCTCCTCGCCGGCCAGCACCCCGGTGAAGAACACCTCCGGCCACAGCGAACCGGCCAGCGGGAGGAAGCGACTGACCGCACGGAACGAGCGGCGCCCGCCGTGCACGTCGACGCCGGAGCGGTTGACGTACTCCTGGAACATCTGGGTGTGGTGGGTCTCCTCGGTGATCTCGTGCGTGAGATACCGGAACTCCGGGTTCTGGTTGCGCAGATGGAAGACGTAGTCGAGCGCCCCGCGCATGAGCACGTTCTCGAACTGCATGCCCACCTTGGCGACGTTGGCGAAGCGCCACAGCCCGATCTCCGCCTGGCGCTCCGGCGACTGCTCCTTGTACCAGGGGTGGCCGCCCAGCGGGTCGGCCTCCGGGAGCACCCAGCGGGGGTCCTGGGGGTCGACGGCGAAGTCGGGGTTGTCCCAGTCGATGTCGGTGAAGGCGTCGAAGTGGACGTGCACCGAGCCCTCGGACAGGGTCTGGAGCACCTCGGAGTAGGTCTGCTGCCTGGTCATCGCGGTCCTCGATCCGGCGGAGGGTCAAACGGTCAGGCCACGTGGGCCGGGTCGTGCTGATCGGCGGCCGGCTCGACCGTCGGAGCGGCGGCCCGGCGGGCGAAGCGGAGGGCGGGGTCGTCGATCGGGGAGCGGCGCAGCGCGCGGCGGTCCCGGTAGTAGTTGTTCCAGATCTTCCAGGGCGCGCGGGTGCCCTGCCGGGGCATCACGGCGTCGCCGCGGGCGATGTATCCGGAGGACAGCGAGTCGCCCATCGCGGACTCCGCGGCGCGGTCCGCGTCCGTGGCGATGGGGGTGACCTGGGTGACGCCCCGCTGGTCCATGTACGTGAGCAGCTTGCTGACGTACTCGGCGGCCATGTCGGCCTTGAGCGTCCAGGAGGCGTTGGTGTAGCCGAGGACGATCGCCAGGTTGGGGACGCCGTCGAGCATGACGCCCTTGTAGATGACGTGGTCCCGGGTGGCGATCGGACGGCCGTCCACCTCGAGTTCGGCGCCCCCGGCGAGCTGCACGCGCAGACCGGTCGCGGTGATGACGATGTCCGCCGGGATCTCCTCGCCGGACTTCAGCCTGATGCCGGTCTCGGTGAACGTGTCGATGTGGTCGGTGACCACGGACGCCTCACCGCTCTTCAGCGCCTTGAACAGGTCGCCCCCGGGCACGACGCACAGCCGCTGGTCCCAGGGCTTGTACGACGGGGTGAAGTGGCGCATGTCGACGCTCTTGCCGACCTGGGCGCGCACGCCCGCGAGCAGCACCTTGCGCATGACGCCGGGCGCGGAGCGGCACAGGGCGTACAGGCCGCGCTGGAGCGCGATGTTGCGCGACCGTCCGAACCGGTAGACGACGTCGGCCGGGAGGCCCGCCTTGCGCATCAGGACCGAGACCGGGTCGTGGTGCGGCAGCGTCATGATGTACGTCGGCGAGCGCTGGAGCATGGTGACGTGCGCGGCGTCGGCGGCCATCGCGGGCACCAGCGTGATGGCGGTGGCACCGCTGCCGATGACGACGACGCGCTTGCCGCGGTAGTCGAGGTCCTCGGGCCACTGCTGCGGGTGGACGAGGGTCCCCCCGAAGCGCTCCTCGCCGGGGAAGCCGGGGCGGTGGCCGGCGTCGTAGTCGTAGTAGCCGGTGGCGTTGACGAGGAAGTCGCAGGTGTGGACCTCGGTCTCGCCGGTGGCCTCGTCCAGGGCCTGTACGGTCCACCGCCCGGCCTCGCTCGACCAGTTCGCCTTGACGACCTTGCGCCCGAAGCGGATGTGCTCGGAGACGCCGAACTCGTCGGCGGTCTCCTGGACATAGCGGCGGATGTCGTGGCCGTCGGCCAGGACCTTGGTGCCGTGCCAGGCGCGGAAGCGGTAGCCGAAGGTGTACATGTCCGAGTCCGAGCGGATGCCCGGGTAGCGGAAGAGGTCCCACGTGCCGCCGACGCGCCCGCGCCGCTCCAGGATCGTGTACGACTTCCCGGGGTTCGCCTCGGCCAGATGGCAGGCGGCGCTGATGCCGGACAGCCCCGCGCCGATGATCAGCACATCGACATGCCGTTGCTCCATCTCCGTCTCCCTCTGTCCGCTCCACCGCCGGGGGTTACCGCCGGTTCATGCCGTTCCTCGTGCCGCAACTTACCTGTGACAGTGTGTTTCAGATACCGCTAGGAATGTGATCTACGTCACTCGTGAGAGGGTGACGGGAGAGGGTGTCGATTTCTCCGTCTCGTCCGCAATATGCCCCCGGCAACAACGATTTGGGCACGCGTCCATGAATGGCGAGCAACGTTTTGCGACGTCGGCGACGGGTGTAACGCGCGGGCGTTTGCGCGACGCAGGAGAAGGAAGAAGGGGGTAGCTGTCCGCGAGCTGTTTCTCGCTCGCGGGCGCCCTGTCGACAGAAGTCAAGCGTCAGATCGGAATTCCAGTGAGCAACTACGACCCGGGCCCCGGGTATCACGCATACGAACAGCCGGCGCCGCCACCCCCGCCCCCGCCGCCGGCCCCGGAGCGGCCCGTGCGCGACCCGCACACCGCACGGCGGATGGCCCTGGTGATCTCCACCATCGCCGACATCGCGGCGGGCTTCCTGGTCCTGTGGATCCTGCTCTTCCTGCTCGACGCGAACCAGGGGAATGTATTCGTCGGCTTCGTGCACGGTGCCGCGGACTGGCTGTCCGGGTGGGCTCAGGACATTTTCACGATGGACACAGAGGGCCTACGCGTCGTCCTCAATTGTGGCCTTCCGGCGGTCGTTTATCTGGCGGTCGGTCACGGCATCGCCGTTCGCCTGAACCGCGCCTGACGGAATTACAGAAGCTCCCGGAATTCACGTGAGCCTCGCGTCCGGGGCAGGTGGAGACGGGTACGTCATCCGCCTGCCCTGCGAGCCGCGGCGCCTGGACCGCCGTCGCCTGCAAGCGGCGGCCCCCCCTACGCCCCCGTACTCACCGTCGGGCGCGAGGCGTGGGCGCGGTTCGTGGGGCTGGCTTCCGGGGCGGGGGCGTAGGAGGCGGACGTCCGCCACAACCACCCCACATCCCGCCCGAACGACCACACCAGCGACCCCAGTGCCACCAGCACCACCACCACGTTGGCCGTCTGCGGCAGCAGTTCCGCGCCGGACAGGAGGAGGGCGATGCCTTGGAGGGCGGCGACCGTCTTGCGGGCGAAGGACGGGGGGAGCGGGGCGTTGAGCCACGGGGCGACGCGGGCCGCGGCGACGAACGCGTAGCGCATCGCGCCGATCAGCAGGACCCACGGGCCCTGCTGCATGGCGACGTACACGCTCAGCACCAGGATCAGGAACGCGTCGACCTCCATGTCGAAGCGGGCGCCGAGCGCGGTCGAGGTGTTGGTGCGGCGGGCGACCTTGCCGTCGACGCCGTCGAGGATGAGGGCCACCGCCGTGAGCCCGACCAGCAGGGTGACCGGCGGTGAGCTCTCGAAGGAGTCGGCTACCAGGGCCGTCACGCCGCCGACCAGGGTGGCCCGGCCGAGGGTGACGCGGTTGGCGGGGCCGAAGGAGCGCAGTTCGGAGCGGTGCAGGGCGCGGGTGAGGACCGCCCAGGTGGCGAACGCGAAGGTGAGTCCGGTGAGCCAGCCCGCGGTGCCCATGCCGATCGCCGTGCCGAGCAGGGCCAGCAGCAGGATCTGCACGCCCGCTCCCACCGCAGGCTCCTGGAGGACCGGCCTCGTGTCGTAAGTGTTGTTCAGGGCCACCGAACACCCTCCGGCCGAGTGACAGAGTCGATCAACGCCGCGTACTCTGCGCGGCCTGTGCACATCTCGGTACGTGACCAACTTCCCGATTGTTCAGGAGGATGTCGATGAACCGCTCCGCACGGGCGTTCTGGCTCCGCTCCCCGGGCCACGGCGAGCTGCGTGACGTCACCGTTCCGGAACCCGGCGCGGACGAGGTGCTGGTGCGCGCGCTGTACTCCGGGGTGAGCCGGGGGACGGAGACGCTCGTCTTTCGCGGCGGCGTTCCAGAGAGTCAACAGGCCGTCATGCGGGCGCCGTTCCAGGAGGGCGACTTCCCGGGGCCCGTGAAATACGGGTACCTCAGCGTAGGGATCGTCGAGCAAGGGCCCGAGGAGCTGGTCGGGCGGACGGTCTTCTGCCTGTATCCGCACCAGAGCCGTTACGCCGTACCGGTGAGCGCCGTGACCCCCGTGCCCGACCACGTCCCCGCCGAACGGGCCGTCCTCGCCGGGACCGTCGAGACCGCCGTGAACGCCCTGTGGGACGCGGCCCCCCTCGTCGGCGACCGCATCGCGGTGGTCGGCGGTGGCATGGTCGGCTGCTCGGTGGCCGCGCTGCTCGCCCGCTTCCCCGGCGTACGGCTCCAACTCGTGGATGCCGACCCGGAACGCGCCAAGACCGCCGAGGCGCTCGGCATCGACTTCGCTGCCCCCGAGGACGCCCTCGGCGACCGCGACCTGGTCGTCCACGCCAGCGCCACCGAACAGGGCCTCGCCCGCTCCCTCGAACTCCTCGCCCCCGAGGGCACCGTCCTCGAACTGAGCTGGTACGGCGACCGGCGCGTCAGCCTCCCGCTCGGCGAGGCCTTCCACTCCCGCCGCCTCACCGTCCGCAGCAGCCAGGTCGGCACCGTCTCCCCGGCCCGCCGCGCGAGCCGCGGTTACGCCGACCGGCTGGCCCTCGCCCTCGACCTGCTCGCCGACCCGGCGCTGGACGCGCTGATCACGGGTGAGTGCGGCTTCGAGGAGCTCCCGGAGGTGATGCCCCGGCTCGCCTCGGGCGAGATCCCGGCCCTCTGCCACCGGGTCAAGTACGCCTGACCTGAGAGAAAAGGGTGAGAGAGGGCTGAACACGGGGAAGCGAAGAGCCGTACTACTCGGCATCCCCCGGCAGGGAAGAGCGGGGGACCAGACGCGCCGCACCTGGAGGGTCGTCCGTTGTTCAGCATCACCGTCCGCGATCACATCATGATCGCCCACAGCTTCCGCGGCGAGGTCTTCGGGCCCGCGCAGCGGCTGCACGGAGCCACGTTCCTCGTGGACGCCACCTTCCGCCGTGAGCAGCTGGACGACGACAACATCGTCGTCGACATCGGACTGGCCACGCAGGAACTGGGCGCCGTCGTCGCCGAGCTGAACTACCGCAACCTCGACGACGAGCCCGACTTCGCCGGCGTCAACACGTCCACGGAGTTCCTGGCCAAGGTCATCGCCGACCGGCTCGCCGAGCGGATCGAGAAGGGCGCGCTGGGCGAGGGCGCCAAGGGCCTCGCGGGGCTCGCGGTCACCCTGCACGAGTCCCACGTCGCGTGGGCGAGCTACGAGCGTGGCCTGTGACCGACCTGACCGTCGAACGGGCCCCCTCCTCGAACTCCGTACCGTCGAACTCCGTGCCGCTGAGCTCCGTACCGGCCCCGCGCACGGCCGGCCGTCACCACTCCGGGATCGTCCCCATGTCGCTGCGTACCCTGCACTTCGTCCTGCCCGGCGGTGTCCACGACGCGGCCGCGCCCAGCGGCGGCAACGCCTACGACCGGCGGCTCTGCTTCGACCTGCCCGGCTTCGGCTGGCAGGTCACCCAGCATCCCGTCGCCGGATCGTGGCCCCGGCCCGACGCGGCCGCCCGCGAGGAACTCGCCCGCACGCTGCGGGCGTTGCCGGACGGCGCGGTCGTCCTCCTCGACGGGCTGGTCGCCTGCGGCGTCCCCGAGATCGTGGTCCCCGAGGCGCGGCGACTGCGGACCGCCGTCCTCGTCCACCTCCCGCTCGGCGACGAGACGGGACTCGAACCGGCCGAGGTTGCCGACCTGGACGCCCGCGAACGCAACGTCCTGCGCGCCGTCCCCGCGGTCCTCGCCACCAGCGACTGGGCGGCCCGCCGCCTCGTCTCCCACCACGGCCTCGCCCCCGACCGTGTCCATGTCGCCACCCCCGGCGCCGACATCGCGCCCCTCGCCCCCGGCACCGACGGCGTCTCGCGTCTGCTGTGCGTCGCCGCGGTGACCCCGCGCAAGGGACAGCACCGGCTGGTGGAGGCCCTCGCGGAGGTCCGCGACCTGCCGTGGAGCTGCACGTGTGTCGGCGGGCTCGGCCACGACCCCGAGTACGTCGCCCATCTGCGCTCCCTCATCGAGAAATACGACCTGACGGACCGCCTGCACCTCGCGGGCCCACGCTCCGGCGCCGCCCTCGAGGCCAGCTTCGCCGTCGCCGACCTGATGGTCCTCACCTCCTACGCCGAGACGTACGGCATGGCCGTCACCGAGGCCCTCGCGCGCGGCATCCCGGTGCTGGCGACGGACGTCGGCGGACTGCCCGAGGCGCTCGGCCGCGCCCCCGACGGCGGGGTGCCCGGCATCCTCGTCCCGCCCGAGGACCCCGCCGCCCTCGCCGCCGAACTGCGCGGCTGGTTCGGCGAGGCGGACGTACGCCGCCGCCTCAAGGCCGCCGCCCGCGGCCGTCGCTCCGCGCTCGGCGGCTGGGCGACGACGGCCCGCACCATCGCCGGAGTCCTGCGGCGGCTGCCGGACGAACCCCAGAGGGCGGCGTGAACGGCATGCGGGCGAGCGACCTCGGACCGAAGAAAGGGGGGCCGGAGATGACGGACTCCGCGTCGAAGCACCCTTCGACTCCGGACCAGCCGACCGGCCTGCCCGGCGAGCAGGTGATCGACGGCGCCGGGCCCGTCACGCGCCCCGGCGAGCGGCCCGCCGTACGGCTGCGGGAGGGCGGCGAGGCCGACGAGACGCCCCGGTACGCGCCCGAATGGCTGGAGTTGCGGGAGACGGCCGACGCCGCCGCGCGCTCCACGGACCTGCTCACGCCGCTCCGCGCCCATCTCGCCGCACCGGACGCACCCCCGCGTCAAGGCGCCCTCGTCGTGCACGACCTGGGCTGCGGCACCGGCTCGATGGGCCGCTGGCTCGCCCCGCGGCTGGACGGCGCCCAGCACTGGGTCCTGCACGACCGCGACCCCTACCTCCTGCACTTCGCCGCCGTCGCCTCCCCGCGCACCGCCGCCGACGGCAGCCGGATCACGGTGGAGACGCGCCGCGGCGACGTGGCCCGGCTGACCCCGGACGCGCTGTCCGGCGCCTCCCTGGTGACCGCGTCCGCACTGCTCGACGTCCTCACCCGCGAGGAGGTCGGGATACTCGCCGAGGCCTGCGTCGGGGCCGACTGCCCGGCGCTGCTCACCCTCTCCGTCGCCGGCCGCGTCGAGCTCACCCCCGCCCACCCGCTGGACGCCGAGATCACCGAGGCGTTCAACGCCCACCAGCGACGGAGCGGCCTGCTCGGACCCGACGCGGTGACGGCGGCCCGCGAGGCCTTCGTCCTCCGCGGGGCGACGGTGGAACTCCGGCCCAGTGACTGGGAGTTGGGCCCTGGCAAGGCCGCGCTCACCCAGCAGTGGCTGCGCGGCTGGGTCGGCGCCGCCGTCGAACAGCGCCCCGAACTTCGCGAGGCCGCCGACCGCTACCTCCAGGAGCGCCTGGACGCCTGTGCGGCCGGGGAGTTGAGCGTCGTCGTCCATCACGTCGACCTGTTCGCGCTGGTCCGGCCGACGGACGGGGCGTCATGAACAGGCAGGCGGTGCGGACCCGGCCCGGTACGGCACGGCGGTGCGTCTGCGCGGCCTCCGTGCCGACCGCGCCGACCGCGGTGACGGAACCGGCGCCCGCGCCCGCGGCCGACAGTCGGCGGGGTCTCGGGCTGCGCGCCCTGCGCCGTCACTTCGGCACCGTCGCCGGGGTCGTCATCCTCGCCGTCCTGCTGTGGCGGCTGGGCACCGGCGTCTTCCTGGACGGCCTGCGGCGCATCGACGCGGTGTCGCTGCTGCTCGCCCTGGGGGTCGGTGTCGTCACCACCGTGTTCAGCGCGTGGCGCTGGCAGTTGGTCGCCCGCGGACTGCGCATCCGGCTGCCGCTCGGGCCCGCCGTGGCCGACTACTACCGGGCCCTGTTCCTGAACGCGGCGCTGCCCGGCGGAGTGGTCGGCGACGTGCACCGGGCCGTGCGGCACGGGCAGAGCGCCGGCGACATGGGCCGGGGCGTACGGACGGTCGTCCTGGAGCGGGTCGCGGGCCAGGCCGCGCTGGCCGTGGTGGGCGTGGGCGTGCTGCTGGGCCTGCCCTCCCCGGTGCGGCACGAGGCCCGCGCTGTCGCCCCACTGGGCGCCCTTGCCGCGCTCGGCGCGCTCGCCGTCGTCCTCGCCCTGCGGATGAACCGCGCGCCCTCCCACCGCGGCGGCGCCATGGGGGTCCCCCCTGCTCGAGCGAAGTCGAGAGCTTGGGGGAGCCGGACCCTCGGCGAGGCCCGCCAGGGCCTGCTGTCCCGGGCCAACGCCCCCGGCGTCGCGCTGTCCTCGCTCGTCG includes the following:
- a CDS encoding class I SAM-dependent methyltransferase; translation: MTDSASKHPSTPDQPTGLPGEQVIDGAGPVTRPGERPAVRLREGGEADETPRYAPEWLELRETADAAARSTDLLTPLRAHLAAPDAPPRQGALVVHDLGCGTGSMGRWLAPRLDGAQHWVLHDRDPYLLHFAAVASPRTAADGSRITVETRRGDVARLTPDALSGASLVTASALLDVLTREEVGILAEACVGADCPALLTLSVAGRVELTPAHPLDAEITEAFNAHQRRSGLLGPDAVTAAREAFVLRGATVELRPSDWELGPGKAALTQQWLRGWVGAAVEQRPELREAADRYLQERLDACAAGELSVVVHHVDLFALVRPTDGAS
- a CDS encoding glycosyltransferase family 4 protein, translated to MPLSSVPAPRTAGRHHSGIVPMSLRTLHFVLPGGVHDAAAPSGGNAYDRRLCFDLPGFGWQVTQHPVAGSWPRPDAAAREELARTLRALPDGAVVLLDGLVACGVPEIVVPEARRLRTAVLVHLPLGDETGLEPAEVADLDARERNVLRAVPAVLATSDWAARRLVSHHGLAPDRVHVATPGADIAPLAPGTDGVSRLLCVAAVTPRKGQHRLVEALAEVRDLPWSCTCVGGLGHDPEYVAHLRSLIEKYDLTDRLHLAGPRSGAALEASFAVADLMVLTSYAETYGMAVTEALARGIPVLATDVGGLPEALGRAPDGGVPGILVPPEDPAALAAELRGWFGEADVRRRLKAAARGRRSALGGWATTARTIAGVLRRLPDEPQRAA